One Argentina anserina chromosome 6, drPotAnse1.1, whole genome shotgun sequence genomic window, ACTGAAAGAAGTTAAAGTTCTTACCTCGGAACGCAAAGTGTGAAAGTACCCATTTAAGGCATGTTTGGAGGCAGAGTATACTGCCTGACCTGGTGCAGGTGTCTTTCCTGCAGCACTGCTCATCTGCACATAATTAAAATAGTACTGACAagggaaaataaataaaaataaaaaagcagGGATTTTTtttgagggggggggggggggggggttatgCCTAACCAAcactaataaaaaaaattaagcacTTTATGTACCAAGAGTTGCATATAAAATCATATTTATGTTTGCGTTAGTAAACTTCCAGACTTGGACCTTtcataaactcatttggaTTGAATAGTAATATtacattcaaaaacaaaatcaatgtGCCGAATCACATGGAAAGACCATAATTTTTGCAAAAATCGCCACTGGAAACATAGCCATTATATCTCTTTTGCAGTGTAAGTGGGCTGGCAGAGAACTTGGGTATAAGCATCACCTaataacaaaacaaatttccacatacCACAACAAAACGGCCCTTCCCTCGCCTCAGCATGAAAGGTGCAAGTAACCGGGTGAGCGTTATTGTCCCAAGCACATTTACATTGAAAGTAACCTACTCAAGAGATAGAGTTGACATGATCACTTTCACTGACATTGACCGATAAGAGCAGTAATTGCCTTAGAGATTAAAAATAGCAACAAATGGGAATGGTACCTTCAGACTCTCCTCAGTAACATCCAAGGCTGCAGTTTTCTGCCAAAAACCAAAGCAGGAGTAGATGTATAGTGTAGAAATGGTGAAGTATTAAAAGGAATGCATTTCAATTGATCACGCTGAATAACCAATACACCCACTTACAGGACGCTCAAAAGCAGCATTATGGATCATGTACTCAACACCAGCATTCGGGAAGAATGACTCAGCTTTCTCTACAGCATCCTTGAGACAATCTTCACCAGAAGCCAAATCCAACGGCAAAACTTTGACACCATCAGGTGCATGTTTACCTGCACACGGCACGAAAACTAAGGGACGAGGGGCATAACCAAGATGGCAAGATGTCAAAGCTGTTTGTCCAGCATAAAGTTAAAGAACAAACCAGTGAGTTGTTTCTTGACTCGCTCCAATTCGGCTTCATTACGGGCGGAAATAATGAGCTTGGCTCCCAGATTCGCTAGTTGCTTAGCAAGAATTTCGCCTAGACACCAGGGCAATATGATGTAGTTTAGCTAATGCTTCACCGAAAAAGGCTTGAAACCAATAGCAATGCTTGACCAGAGATGTATCATAATGTAGATAAAGCAGCACCATAAGGTAGCTATTAGTGTAGAAAACGTGGGTTGCAGTAATATCATTGAAAACGCTAATATGCAGCGAGAGCAGAGAATTTTATACAGTTTCATCATTAGACTGATAAAAAAAGTTGATGTGCATTATTGTGATGACGTACAGTAGTAATGTCAAAGAGAGTCGGGTGGCGATGATAACAATGGGGCATTTCAGAAAGCAGAGGTGAAAATAACAAGGCAACAAAATGAAGTGGGAGGAAGAAAGGAATACCAATTCCACGGCTAGCACCAGTTATCCAAACAACCTGAAGCAAGCAAGACAGACCCACAATTAAAGAAGATGTTCTCACCGAGGAGGGTATAGAGATAAGGAAATGAGAGCTTACTTTGTCTTCAATTTCGTGGCGGTTGACATGGCGTTTGGACAGCAAAGTGAAATCACCTACAGAgaaagacagagagagagagagtttcagTTTAGGCCTGAATGAATCTTGAGTGGAAGGTTGGGAATTTACAATCAGCTGTGGCGAACTTGATGCATGCAAACAAGAGAAGGAGGAGCAGAGAAACCAAGAGGAGCATCCCCATCTCCCTTCCTTGACTTCCTTCCTTCCGGCTCCCTCCCACACACTGTTTAACAGGTTACAGGTCCAAAGGCAATTATGAAAGCCCAAACAAAGGCCCAATTAAATTAGAAACGGGCTAGACTTCCAGTCTAGTTGTATAAAGTATAAAAccccagagagagagagagagagagagagcgagcaAGGTTATTCAATGGCGGCGAAAAACGTAATGCTCAAGTACCTGAGAGTGCCGGTTGTGCAGCGGAACCCTAGCTCCTACTCCGTCACCGGCTCTCTGTTCAACGCCGTGCGCGCCCGCTTCTACTCGGAAGAGGTGAGGGGCACCTTCCTCGACAAGTCCGAGGTCACCGATCGGATTATCACCGTCGTCAAGAACTTCCAGAAAGTCGATCCCTCCAAggtctttctctttttctaaAACCCAttccttttttatttgtttccttGGGCCTTTTGCTTCCAGTCAAAACTTTGCTATTGTTTGAGGACAATTAATTGCTGCTTTGTGGAGAGATATAATTGCTCCAgcagaaaatgaaattaaaagttTAGTTGATGAGGATTCACATACAGATAGTAATGGACAAATTAGGGTTTTGGTACGTTGTGCTCACTGCTGAGTCATATTCCTGAGAAATAGTAGTAGACGTAGATTTGAAATTGATATTATTGCAGCATCTATGTACACACTTCTGCCTGATTCTGGCTTTTATTAGAAACTGAAATGCACAATTTGGGAAAATGCTGGTTTTAAATCTCTCGCAACTGGATACCGTCTTGAATTTTCGGCTCAGCCAGGCACTTGGATTCTCTTCAACGGCTTATTAATTGTGTGTTTCCATACCTTTAACAAATACTTTCTTCGTCATCAGTCCCTCGTGTACACTCTCCTTAGGTTTTTGTCTGTCCTCCTTTATACTACTCTAGGTCACAAGAAGTACATGAATCATTGAGATATTCGCTCCCATATATCTAATGAGCTGGATCATATTCTTCATTCCAAGGCTACTGAAACAGCTCGAGATTTTTAATAAAAGTGAAGTGAGTTTGATACTTgaaaccttttttttattagtGGCTTACTTTTCCGGAGTTATTTGGATGTTGAGGGATTAAGTAAGGTCTGCACTGCCAGGGGGTGTCAGTGCCACTATTCTGCCCCCTAATGTTATCTTTGTCCAAGTTCTCAACTCTAGCATCTAGATAACCTTTTTGCTCCTCTAAACCTATATTGTGTCGGCATCTGTCTAATCTAGTCTTCTAGTTAATGCTCAAGATCGCTGATGGTATTAACTCGCTTTACAATTAACTTCAGTTTTGGAAAACTGTATCTAGGGGTTGAGGGGATGCGAGAGAAGATCGATTTGGGATAACagtaattttgaaattttcttttggGAGGTAGTTTATCCTTTCATAGGGTGTATGCATTCATTTCCAGtcacattttgaattttttttatggctATTATTCTGCCAAGTTGCATTCCAGCTTCTATAATTGTCGACATTTGTTATATTTGTCTTGGCAGGTTACTCCAGATGCTCATTTCCAGAAAGATCTTGGATTAGATAGTTTAGATTCTGTGGAGGTTGTGATGGCACTTGAAGAGGAGTTTGGGTTTGAGATCCCAGACAATGAAGCAGACAAGATCAACTCCATCGGTCTTGCTGTTGACTTTATTTCCTCTCACCCTCAGGCAAAGTAGGGTTGACATGAGGcttcattttatttgttgCAAGGAATAGCTGTAGAACTTATGAGCTTCATATTCCTTTTCCACCTTTTTTCTATTGTTAATTTTACTTCAGAAGAGCAGTTATTTTGTTATGCTTAAACTTGAGTGTGCTGGCATTTCCAGTTTATGGAAAATGTGTAAACAACTCCATCACTGTTTTGTTCAAATAAAAGTCATTTCAGTTTAGTACTTGTCAAATCTAAGGCTAGTGTTTCGTGCATTATGTATCAATGTATGAGGTATTGCATCCTAGAATCAGATTGGATTAGAATCAAGACTAAAGTATGGTTGAATGTTACCAGGTATGAAGATTGAGAATCTATCCTTAGGTGTCCAACATATTACAAGTATTTAGCTAATGGGAAATCCATGTTGGCCTGAGAAATCATTCATGCCCAGAGCAGCCATGCTGCTGGGTGTACTGAAGTCATACGAGTCTGATTGTGTAGATCTTGTCCAAGTCTTCCCCCTTCATTACTCCCTTCCCTTAGACTACTAAGAGTAGGCTGACTAGCAGGTGAGGACTTTGAATAACGCGagtcaccaaaacaacaagaagACCCCAAGTCAGGTCTTCTGTCAAGAATGCCCTTCCTCTTCCACTGCCTGCCGGGAAGTTTACTCCACGTCTGCTAGACTTCGAGTTTAGCAAACCAGCCAAGACAATCATATAGGAAATGTTGTTGTTTTAGCAATAAGCATAATGACACTAATAAAATCCCAAATTTTCCAGTTAAATATATGACTTGAAACCTCGATCTTTAAGATTAATTAAAACCTAGCACATTTTGAGGCGGACCTGCTGCTCGATTCTTTATTTCACCAGATATATCCTCACATTGTCATCCTATATATTACATAATATATAACTGTGCAGTCCTGCACAGTCAAAAACTGATCATCTAACTGGAGTGGATTGAATTAATCATGAGAATAAAGAAATAAACAGAAAACACCATTCTGATTGGGTAATGAGACGTTTCATTCTGCTCTCATTGGCTGATTCCAATTCAACAGAAAAGTCAATAGCAAAGCTAGCTATGGTGCTCTCTTACCCCACACCCAACTTGAGAAGACCATGACCTCAAGTCCTGaaccatatatattattcttGCAAGGGCACTGCCGATATTATAGAGTAAAATGTGGGCAATATGTTGCTTGCACTAATATAAGTTTGCAAAGAACACGAATGCAGTAAACCAGTTGAGCTTGCCATTGCTGCAACTATGGCAGATCAGCTTAAGCTTCAAGGGGTGCTCTTTTTGCTCATAACACTCTCCTCACTTTGCTTCAACTTCAGTTGTTCACGAGCAGAAATCATATTTGAAGAGCGTTTCGAAGGTAATCATCATCCTTCTTAATTTCTCCTTGATTCACTCAAGTTTTACTCCTTTTACTTTGAGTGACAATATATGCTTACCCATCATCTAAGTATCTAATTGTCTTTGATCTCAACTCAACCCTCGGTTTACATGCTCTGGCAAACTTTACTATTGTTAAGATCCTTTTGATCCCAACTCAACACCAAGTGAAGATGGCATTGGCTTTAGCTCTTGCATATCTTCTCTTGTTTAGCTCGTTCTTGGATAATAATAATATGGTTGATTAAAACCAAGTGGAATCTTCTTTGGCATTTAAGTTCTGTGTGGTGACGCACTAATgatgtgtgtttgtttggtTAATTAGAGGGGTGGAAAAGCCGTTGGGTTAGCTCCGACTGGAAAAGAAGTGAAGGTAAAGCAGGTTACTTTAAACATGCTGCTGGAAAGTGGCATGGAGACCCAGATGATAAAGGTACGCTTCATATTCCTACTTATATGCCATGGTAAAGAAACACTTGTctgttttagaaaaaaaaaatatatagttGTCCTATTTGATAGGTTGGAGAATTTATGCACTGTTGTGTTGTTAAGTTTTGCACACTTGTGTCACAAACTAAATGAACTCATCATCTGGTGTCCACAATACATTAagcttttaattaatttaaccCATGGCTAGGAAACAATCAGGTCTTACTGTTAAGACTTTTAGTCTATTGGCTCAAAAACAAATCTTGTATGAATTTGCTTATGTTGTTTCATCTCGTTTCAATGATATTTCTGAAGGAAAGTTTGTGAATGGTAAATGTACTGTTGTTACAAAGTATGACTTTCCATTATACAATCGCTTTGGTTTTTGTGGCTTTGTTTGTTGGTGAACCACTGGTGGTTTTATTCTGCTGAGGAATGCATAAGTATTAGCAGTTGACAGTCAATAGGACATAAAGTTTTGGCATATGATTTTGTATCTGAAATTGCAGGAATTCAGACATCTAGTGATGCCAAACATTTTGCCATATCTGCGAAGATACCAGAGTTCACTAACAAGAACCGAACATTGGTCCTCCAATATTCTGTAAGGTTTGAGCAGGAAATCGAATGTGGTGGGGGTTACATAAAGCTTATGTCTGGATTTGTTAATCAGAAGAAATTCAGTGGGGATACTCCATACAGGTTCTTACTCTTTACACAATCAAAATTCCTAACTGACAGAAACTACAACTCCCAGTTCTAAGATTAATCCCTGATTATGCTGAATTTTATTTGTGTAGTTTAATGTTCGGACCAGATATATGTGGAACGGACACAAAGAAACTCCATGTCATACTCTCCTACCAAGGCCAGAATTACCCCATCAAGAAGGATTTACAGTGTGAAACTGACAAGTTAACTCATTTCTACACATTTATTCTTAGGCCTGATGCAACTTATAGTGTCCTCGTTGACAATAGAGAAAGGGACTCTGGAAGCATGTATACAGATTGGGATATTCTTCCACCAAGAAAGATCAAAGACGCCGATGCAAAGATGGTACATGCCTTATAATTTAATTCTCTTAGGTTCTAGCATGTGCCGACGTAAAAATCCGTTAAATAGATCACTTAATAACTTCATGATGCCAATGCTATTCCTACGTATGATAAATTTTCAATATAACATTGTCATATGTTTGTCTTCAGGAACCAAGTTATATGATAAACTTCTAGATTTACTTTCTCTTTAACTAATAAGTATCAATTACCGTTCTCGCAGCCTGCAGACTGGGATCTTAGAGAATATATCGATGATCCTAATAACATCAAACCTGAGGTATGGAAcctttctttcattttctacGATGTTGTCTGTTTGAATGTGCATGAGTAATATTGTCTTATTGATGCGTTTCTTGGTTTGCAGGGATATGATTCAATTCCAAAAGAAATTCCAGATCCGAAAGCTAAAAAGGTAAGTTAATGTTATAATGGTTATATATACAAAGCTACATATCTGATTGCTGTTTAGCCTTTTTTTCTATATTAGACCACAAAATCGGCCCTTCATTGTGATAATTGAACCATGAAAATTGAGAAAGCTATTGCCATGTTATCCAATTATTCCCTTTCTTAGTCTTAGTTTGCTATTAGGACTGACTAATATACGCATGTGCTTTGATGCACATGAGAAGAAATGAAGCTAAAATAATGATATATTTTCCCCTTCTAAATTAGCCGGATGACTGGGATGAAGACGAGAGGGGTTTTTGGAGAGCTCCAAAGGTACCAAATCCAGCTTATAAAGGACCATGGAGACGCAAGGTAGTTTGCTAAGCTTCTAACAAGTAACAAATAATACTATAGGTCAATCTTTTGTCAATCTCTTAACAACTCTAATTTGTgacttatacttgtatttcagagAGTCAAGAACCCTAACTATAAAGGGAAATGGAAGACTCCTTGGATTGATAATCCAGGTATGGTTCAGTAAATAACTATACTCAGCTCTGGCGTGGTATCGATTATTATAACTATAAATCTTAtaaacatatatgtgatgtttaGTGATCGATACCCATTTTCCTCCACACAGAGTTTGAAGATGACCCTGATCTTTATGTACTTAAGCCGATCAAGTATGTAGGCATTGAGGTTTGGCAGGTAGGACCGGCCGGCATTATcaatttctgaaaataagaattcAATTTTCATTGTGTTAATGGGATCAAATCATGTGGTGTAGGTAAAGGCTGGTTCAGTTTTCGACAACATTTTAATTTGTGATGATCCAGAGTATGCTAAACAagttgttgaggaagtatTTGCTAATAGAGAGGTACTGAGACTATCGATTGTAATTGgtatttatttgttatttgGCATCCAACTCACAGTATGTTTTCTCCTCCTGTGGTATACTTAAGGCTGAAAAGGAGGCTTTTGAAGAAGCCGAGAAAAGGAGGAAAGAACAAGAGGAAGAGGTATTCTATACCTTGATCACTGCTTGTGATCATTTCTTTCAGGCTTAATTAGTTGACTTTCATTCATACGTATTTTGTGCTCTTATTTTACAGGAAGCTCAAAGAGCAAGAGAAGAAGGTGAAAAGAGGAGAAAAGCAAGGGGTCATGATCGACGGTACCGAGATAGACATAGAGACAAATACAGAAGGGTAAGCTGGAATCATCTATCTTAAATGTAGACATAGGTTTTCAGCTTATCAGGTTGCCATTGATGGACattattttggttttaaatgatACTCAGTTCAAGCTTTTAGTTACTTTACCAATTAATCCACTTCTAATTTGGATATTTATACTGTGCAGCATCGTGATTGGGACGATTATGATCATGTAAGTATTAACCTTctgtttatttttgttatttctCTTACTTTTTCAAAGgcataaaaaaattacagtAAATTAAGGTGTGAACACCACTTACAATGACCTCTTTCATTTGGTTTGCAGGATGAGCTATGATCTGAAGGCGTTGTCCTGTTGGTCTTAATTCCATATACAAGAGATCATGTCACTTATTGTCGATGTAATCACTTATTTGCATTTTCCTTTGCCTTTATTAGGTTCCTCATGTAACTGAATATCAATTGTCGAAGAAGCAATAGTTGTCGTACAGGCTCGGTGTCTGGCTTAAAATTGCTATAATCAATAACATGAGAGACATGCCATTAGTTGTCTTCAATGTTATACATTTTGCATTGTTGGACAAAATCCTTGCCCATGTTAACTTTTATTCTACTTCAAAACTGCAAGCTGATCGTGATGGTGAACTATAGATCAATAGAAATTCCAACATGTATTCACGCCATGCTGAACACTAATGGAGTAGACGCAGGCATGCAGCCAgaaaaaaactagcatcaaaGAAATAAGTATCGTTTGCAAGGTTTATGGGATATATGTCAATATTAGACACCTTTCACAAATAGCTATGTTTATTGTCCGATGAACAGATCgcccgggggggggggggggggtggatCTCCGATGTTCAGTTCATTCAGATCATTGGGAGAAGAATGACATGACTTCTAGGATCTGTCTTGGGCTGCTGGTGATGCACAAGATGGATCATGGATGTCTTGACGAAGCAGAAGATGGATCGTAAATAGTTAACCAGAGGGTGAAACTTCAAATTACAAAAGCATTGCAGAACATCTACATCAGTAGATATTTAGTCCAGATATCCCTTTAACcctttgttcttgttcatttAGGGATGCACATGAATCTAAATTAAGCAGTCCTCTCAATATTATTGTCAACCAACGCCCTCCAATATTCTCTACAATACTAAATTCTAAACTTTCAACAATTCAACCTTCCATTGAGTAGCAATGGCCTTTGTTACTATCACAATATTGGCAAAACTACTAAAATTTACAACCCTCATGATGATCTTATTCCATGGGATTAAAAATACAATCAACTGTCAAACTTAAAATGTCATTCATGTTGCAGCATTAGAAACAAagtgaagaaaatggctaTCTTCTTCTAACAGAAGAACTTGATCCTCGCTGTATTGGCGCTGGCTGCTGTGCTTGGCCAGGAGCTGAGGGAGCACCAACCTGTTCCTCGGCCATGTTCATTGCTTGGGTTACGGCATTCATAACAATTAACCCTAGTGGGATCAGGTACATCCACTGATACAAGCAGTACAGTAGAGTCAATCAATACAGGAATGTTTTTTTGCCAAAAAGATATATAGTTCATATAAAGTACAAGTTTAGAGGGAAAAATGCAGACAATGAACTCCAGGAGAACTCACATATTTAGCCCAGAAAGACCTTTCTTGTGGTGGTACAACTTCACCTTCTACTCCCTCACCACCAAAAATCTCCTCAGAAAACACTGGAGCTCTGTGAAACATTTGTAACAGATAACTTTAGGGGCCTCCACAAAAATATTTGATGATCCGTGCAATAACCAAATTATTGACAGAATCCATTTGACACAAAGCAtataaatcattttaatgattGCTCATATGCTGATAATGATCTGATAAAGAATACAGATTTAACCAGATTAGAAGCAATTTCCTATTTGCATTTAAATTAACCATggaacatattaaaatccatACACCTTATATCCATGGAGTACTATTCTTACTGTCTTCACCTTTTCGAGTTGATTAAGACCTATCAGTAAGAGTTTAGAGAACATCTCACCTTGGTGCCTGTTCACTGTTCTTCAAAACAGTGTGAGAGTTGAATGACCATTTTGAAGGCTGAAAAtacaaatcaaataagatGTTGGAACAATGTTAGTTATTTAACAAGACTCTACCACAAAGCCTCAACTTAATAGATTACCCCATTCTTGACCTATCATAATGTTGATACCCTCCCTCGCAACttataataaatgaataacCCCAGTGATACAAAGCCTCAGTTTTTACTCGCACAAAGAGAAGTTCATCTCATGTGGTCTGTGAAGAAGTCTGGACTTTTATTTATACAGATATATTACCACATTAATGTTAAACTCAAGTTTATTTAACAAACAAATAGAAATGAATCTTTCTTTATCATCATTGCTTACAAGTTTCAGTTGCCGAGGATATGGGCATGCCCCAGGGGAACCATAATTAACTGCCAAAATGTTAACTCCATCCTGCAAACAAGTTTAACGTTTGAGATATGCACAAAACCTGATGGTTGTAAAGAAGCAGGAATCTTTTAATAAGATGAATCCATCGAGTATTTTTCATTTGAAAGCACATCTATTGTAGACAATTCTAAAAATCCATTCCTGTTAAAATACTCTCAGTGATACAATGAAAGTTTAGAACCAGTAATCAAAGAGTAAAATACCGTGTGTATAACAAAGTGTTCGTCCAAACCCTCTCGCAGAAGACATCTCTGCATATAGAAAAACAATTGGTAGATAAGTGAAAAGACCATAATTAGAATCAGTTGCATCATAAAGGATGTTTAAGACTTGC contains:
- the LOC126800896 gene encoding uncharacterized protein LOC126800896 — protein: MGMLLLVSLLLLLLFACIKFATADCDFTLLSKRHVNRHEIEDKVVWITGASRGIGEILAKQLANLGAKLIISARNEAELERVKKQLTGKHAPDGVKVLPLDLASGEDCLKDAVEKAESFFPNAGVEYMIHNAAFERPKTAALDVTEESLKVTFNVNVLGTITLTRLLAPFMLRRGKGRFVVMSSAAGKTPAPGQAVYSASKHALNGYFHTLRSELNQKGIGVTVVCPGPTETSNGTGSASSENKASSEKRVSSERCAELTIIAATHGLKEVWISYQPVLAVMYLVQYMPTVGYWLMDKIGGNRVEAAARKGNTYSLSLLFGEKKAS
- the LOC126800907 gene encoding acyl carrier protein 2, mitochondrial, whose translation is MAAKNVMLKYLRVPVVQRNPSSYSVTGSLFNAVRARFYSEEVRGTFLDKSEVTDRIITVVKNFQKVDPSKVTPDAHFQKDLGLDSLDSVEVVMALEEEFGFEIPDNEADKINSIGLAVDFISSHPQAK
- the LOC126800888 gene encoding calreticulin-3-like; this translates as MADQLKLQGVLFLLITLSSLCFNFSCSRAEIIFEERFEEGWKSRWVSSDWKRSEGKAGYFKHAAGKWHGDPDDKGIQTSSDAKHFAISAKIPEFTNKNRTLVLQYSVRFEQEIECGGGYIKLMSGFVNQKKFSGDTPYSLMFGPDICGTDTKKLHVILSYQGQNYPIKKDLQCETDKLTHFYTFILRPDATYSVLVDNRERDSGSMYTDWDILPPRKIKDADAKMPADWDLREYIDDPNNIKPEGYDSIPKEIPDPKAKKPDDWDEDERGFWRAPKVPNPAYKGPWRRKRVKNPNYKGKWKTPWIDNPEFEDDPDLYVLKPIKYVGIEVWQVKAGSVFDNILICDDPEYAKQVVEEVFANREAEKEAFEEAEKRRKEQEEEEAQRAREEGEKRRKARGHDRRYRDRHRDKYRRHRDWDDYDHDEL